Part of the Brassica oleracea var. oleracea cultivar TO1000 chromosome C8, BOL, whole genome shotgun sequence genome is shown below.
GAAGGAAAAGCTTTGGATTTCTCCATGAATGTGTCTAACTTGTCCTTTGAGCAGAAGAACTCTAGGTAAGCTTTCTGGTAGACGTATCCACCAGGACCACCCCATCCTGCAAATTTCCCAATGGAGTTAAACATTTTTGGTATAAGCTAACACAACTACCCAATGAATAAGCTTCTAAGAAGTGGATCGATCATTACCAATAGCTGGGGAATCAGATTTGGCTGCGTTGACTGATGGTTGGCTATTGATGGTCAAGAAGCCGTTGGAGTTGATTTTGCCGAGCTTCTCGTTAATGATCTTTGTCTCTGGCTGGAGTCCATCTAACTCAGACCATGGACTGCTCTTTAGGCTTCCAAGGCAGAGCTCCTTGAATTTCTGGTTTGTGACATTGTTTCGAAGATAACTTGTAAGTAATTGTGTATAAGGTGAAAATAATATGAACGAATCAGTTTATATGACACTGCCACGAAAAGGAGAGGCTACCTCTTGCACATCTTCAATGCCTTTCAATGGGACGACCCATTCTTGTTGAAGCTTCTTGTCACGTGCTCGTGGGCGCATGAACTATCAACAAATGCATATAGATCAGTGCAAGTTATTGGCAATGAAAGACACATAAAAAGATGACACATTAATCAAGCATCTCTTTATAACGCTAGTGGAAAACAGTAATATGCAAATACAATCTTAAGCTGCTAAAGTAGAGCAACTGAGAGAACCCTTCATAATTCAACTTAGGAAATCTAAAAGTTGATTATCAAGTCTTGTACATATGTGGTACCTGATAATCGGAAAGTGTACCATATGATGCACTGCGTGAATCACCCCACCGTCCCTGTGGGAAGTCATTCCAGCCTTTTGTTCTGGATATGTAGCTCTTTGGACGGTTTGCCCTGCAAAGATTCAAAGAGAAACAAATAGTATTATTCTCTCCGTACATACAAGTTTAAGATTTGCATCGATTGGTGAGACTACATCAGAGCACAAGAAATAAAATGAAGGTTTACCAGAAAATAGGACGAACATCTTCTTTAGTTCGGAAAACATTTGCAGGGCGTCTCCAAGGTAAAGAACGAGTAATTTTTGACTCATCAATCAGACCAAGGATCTGCAATATCAGCACCATTGTTAAGTCCTCCAGTGTCTACAGTGACATTTAAAAAAAAAAAAAAAAAAAAAAAACTTTAACAAGGAAATGAGAAACAACCATTAATATCCCAATAGCTGATTTGTCCATGTTCAATGTGTAGATATGAAGGGTAGAGATTCCATGAGCCAAGATCTTTTTGCACATTTCTGTTGCAAAGTGAATACCAAAGGCCTTAACAGCTTCTTCATTGTCCTTGATAGGCTCCAACGCAGCAGTGAGCTCAGCAGGTATCTATAGCAATGATAACATGAATGGAATATTAAAAAAAAAAATCCGAGAACATTAAGCTAAAGACAAAACGAAGGGTCTAAAAGATGTCACCCTGTGCTTACATGATCAATAATCAACCACATATATGCAGTAAAATATGATCAATAATCAACCACATATATGCAGTAAACTCAATATAACCTTAAAGCATTTAAGCCCAAAGACAACATGTTTCCACACATTGCCAGCTATATCAATCTAATCTTACGCATTTAAGCAGAAAGAAACATGCGTCTACACATTGCAAGCTGTATCAATCTAATCTTACGCAGTTAAGCACAAAGACAACATGTTCTATCACTGAAACGAACCTTGGTCTTGCAGAAACCAGCCATACGCAAGAACCCCTTGTAGTTAGAAATGGGCATAATCCCAGGAACAACGGGACAATTAATCCCAATTTGCCGACAGTCATTCACAAACTTGAGGAAAATATCAGTATCATAGAACAGCTGCGTCACAATCAGATCAGCTCCAGCATCAACCTATTCCACAAACCAACCCATCAGAGATAAAAAACAACTCAAATCAACAAAGCCATAACACAAATTCTAAACCTTTTTCTTCAGGTAAGCAAGATCACTCTGATAAGACTCGGGAGTAGCAAGTCCATCAGCTTCAATCACATCCGGATGAGCCTCTGATTCAAAACAAAAACCCCACAAACCCAATTAAAGAAACATTAACAAAACAAACAACGAAGTTTCAAAAAAAGGAAGCAACTTTTGAATAATACCAGGATAACCAGCAACAGTGATCCCAAAGTAATCACCATACTTGCTCTTAATATGATTCACCAGATCCAACGCACAAGCGAACCCTCCTTCCACCTGAACGAACTTATCCTGCCCATGAGGCGGATCCCCTCTAAGCGCGAGCACATTCTGAATCCCGTTGGATCTAATCGTCTCGAGCGCGTGGTCGATCTTCTCCACCGGCATGTTGGTGCAGGTGAGATGCATCATCGTCTCCACGCAGATCGCGTTCTGCATCCTCGAGGCGATCTCGAGCGTTAGATCCGCGGTGGATCCTCCGGCGCCCCAGGTGATGTCGCAGAAGGAAGGTCCGTACGAGACCAGTCGATCCATCCGCTCGAAGAGATTCTCGACGCCATCTTCGGTCTTCGGCGGGAAGAACTCGAAGGAGAAGGCCGTTTGGCCTTGCTCCGTCGCGGATTTGATCTTGTCGACTACCTTCATCGTCGTTGATGAGATTCGAATCTTAGATGTGGGAAGAGTTAGTGGTGGAGAGGCAAGTGGTCTCTCACTATAGATCTTTTATAGTACTAAAGTTTGGTGGTGGTAACTGGTATAACTAATTTTATTTAAATTTGTTACTATTATTTACACATTTAAAATTTCAACTATAATATTTGCAAAAACTAGAGTAGTTAACTTATGCTATTCTATATATAACCTTTATTAATGTTGAACTGTTTAGTTGTTGATTTCAAAACATATGTTCACTATTTTAACACATGTTTACGTAAATTAATACTCTCTCTACTTTAAAATGTAAGTGATTTTAATTAGAATCACTAATATTAAAAAGTATTATTTAATATATAAATTAAATTAGTTATAAAAATTAACGTAATTTAATTGGTTACAAAATAATTAACAAATTTAAAAAAAAATTACATCGATGCCAAAATAATTTATATTTTAAAAATTATTATTTAATATATAAATTAAATTAGTTATAAAAATTAACGTAATTTAATTGGTCACAAAATAACTAAAAAATTTTAAAAAAATTACATTGATGCCAAAATAATTTATATTTTAAAATAAAAGAAAACTTTTAGAACTACTTATATTATAAAACTCAAGAAGTGGTAAAAATAATAATGGTGTCTGCTTATATATACTTCACTATTTCGTTAAATCTTAAATGCATGTTTTATGCAAAAACTAAACATATAATTAAGCTTATAAATTTCTAAACTGTTCAGCTAAGGTTGGTGAGATTAAGGCCCCACATCACCTACCACCGGAAGCCAATCCCATGTCGTTCACCGGCGCGTGGGTGTTAATTGCTACAACGAATACTAATCTACCAACGCTGCTGCCCACACGTGCGCTTATTTATTTCATTTAATAAATAGCTGGACTTGCGAACAGAACAAACCGGTAATTGGTTATGGTCCTCAAATAACCAAACCCCTCTGGTCTTAACATCAAAAACACTTGTCCAAAAAATATTTCACACACACTGATTCGAATTGGTTCAACAACAAAGTCTACATTACACACATCCTTTGCCAACCGAGACGGTTTGGTTGGTTACTATAGCACATACACCCCGGTTAACGACAATTTTCAACAATTCATGAGAAACTAAAAGGTAAGAGAATGGAATGAATCAGAACGTAGGCTGAAGCAAATATCAAACATCTATGAGCTTCCAAACTTCTCTGGACAAGTCGATGGTCTCAGTAACACCATCCTCGTACATGACCTGGATAAAAGACAAACATTTTTGTTTTTATAGATTCATAAAACGAAGGTGAACAACAGAATTGAGCTGGAGTCATACCAAATGCTTTCTTGAACACTCATCAAACTCTCTAATGATGCCGAAACACCTGAAAATGTCAAATGCTAAACTCAAAAGAGTCCGAGAACAACAGGGTACAAGACTAAAGAGGCCCTCAGTGAGCATAACAAATGTATCTGACTGAACATTTTGACTTAAGAGGAAAATTAAGTTTACCTCTGGTTTGTGGAACGTGCCAACATGATTACCACACCAATGCAGTTCGGGCAACATATTTTCCTTTGGCCATGAGTGTTCCTAGATTGTCCTGACGCATCCAAATTGTGTTTTTTCCTTACCTCTGAATCGAGAAGCTTGTCGAAAATCGAGCTTTAAGAATTTATACTAACCGGGGGAGTGTCTACCTCGAGTCTTTTTAACCTAACACCACATTGTGTATAGCATACCAAATCAAGAGATGAGTATATAGATGACTTAATAGTTGGAATACAAAATATAAGATCATGAGACATAAAATCAAAACAGTTCAACAATACAGGTCTTACCTTGGGTGGTTTCCAGGTCACTGCTTTACATGCCGTTAGGTTCACAGCTTCATCAGAGGGTACGCTCTTAGCTTTGTAAGCTTTTGCACCTAGCTTTTTCCTGCAACACGCTGCACCACAGTAGCAATCTTGATCTGCACCAAACTGAACAAACCTGCTATAGCTCTTAGTATCACAACTACACAGTATTGTGGCCATCGATAATGAAAATTCTGTAAAGGAAACGTTCTTACTGGTAATCGTAGGTCAAATGCTCTCCTCTGTTTATGTAACGGGTCGCAAAGATGCCAATCCTTGTCTCTCCATCAATTATCCTATTGGATACAAAAATGTCATAACAAGTTACTTTGTTCAGAAGTAAAGTGAGAAGATGGATAATAAGAAGAAGTTAACAAACCATTTCTGCATCTCTGCATTAGGATTGCAACTGTGATTTATAAATCTTGATTTATTCCCCTTGTATGTAGCATCAATCAACATGTTCCCGTTTATCTGACACAAGTAGAAATTTGTCACGTCCTTATGCTTCAGCTTCATAAGTCTTTCTTCACAAGTCTTTTCGTCAATAACTACAATGAGTAATAGTGACGTAAGAAGACAAGTAAAATGTCACATGGTAAGCAATGAAATAAGCAACCAGATAATCACAATCACCTTCCCCAACATATTCGATGATAAACTCTCCTGCGTTGATATCTTCATCTGCTACAATCCCATATCCACACTTCTCTGTCTACAATAAACAACTTACTTAAAGCTACACTTAAAACTTAACATTCTTTTGTAAGGCCAACAACAACTTGTAGCTACCGAGTACCAACCTGAACTAGTTTCATCTTCTTGATATGTCTTTGTTGGAACGGCTTGTTAGTGCACTGACATCTGCACTGGCAACTAGATGAACAGCTAGAGAGTAGTATCCTGTAAAAAATAAAAAAGTGATGAATGGTTAAGTAACATACCAGCTACAAGATACATTACATACCCACAACTGCAGTCACTGCCACAGAGAGTTGAAGAGGATGGAGATACAGAGCAAGAACAGAATATGCCATGATCTTTAACCTTCTTGTTGAACTTCTTATTCAGGTATATATCTTAAAAACAAGGATCAATGTGAAAACAAATCCAAAAGCGTGTGTGGAAAGTTAACTAGTAACAAATTGAAAAAGATACTGCGCTTTATGAAGTTCAATTCCTCAGATTCCGAAATCTTCTTCGAAAACTTTATGAACCCTTTCATTGTTGGATTCTGATCGGGACCCTAAAAAAAAAAAGCAGAGGAAACCTTTTAAGGCGATAAGAAACAGAGAAATTAATTAAAAAGAACTGAAGGCTAAGATCGAACGTACCTTCTTCTTGGCGGTACTCATGGCAATAGAGACAACAATCAAAGATCTTCAATGGAAGCGTATAGATCTCTGAAACTTTTTAAAACCCTAATCAAATTGAATACGAAGAAGATGATGAATCGTGAGGGAGTGAAGAGACGCGAAGAGAGAAACGAGCGGGCAGTTAGTTAACCCGTTTCCTTTCAAAATAAATAAAATCCACAAGTCGGGACTAAAGGGCAATATTGTCATTGTGTTGATTGATGCAGGCCCGCTAATGTCAGGTTTAGAAACAAATGAGCTTTAATGTACTGGCCCATAACGAACCCAAGACGAAGCATTCATCGTGCTAAACAGACTAATTACGTGGATAGTTATATTTTTAGTTTGTCGCATTTGTCTAATAAAATACGCATATACTAATGTTTTAACTTTATTTAAAAGTGTAAGTTATGCCCAGGGATTATGGTAACGCACTGTTTAATTAATAATTTAATAATCCAAATGTATATAAATTACGTTAAAAAAAAGGAGAGGAGAGAGACGATAACACGAAATCGATCTTCTCCAATTCAAACGTTCTCCGCTTCGTCTCCAGAGGTCTTATCATCGTCATATCTAGTCAGCCTGAACGATTCGATGGGTTTCTCAGGTGATCCTTCTTTGCTAGGTATTCGAAACTTATGAAGTTCCTCTGCTTTCTGGCTCTTTTGCTCCCCTGTGGCCACTGTCGGTATTTTCCGGAATTGGCAATACTCTATAGTTGACTGATTGAGCAATTGCGAGTACTGTAGATCAAGTGCGTTAGAGGTCTCGAGTCGATTTGCATGGATTTAGTCTCGAATTTGTTGTATTAGTCCTCTGTGGATTTGTTTAAACATGGAAAGGCTTAATATCGGATTCGAGTAGCTTTGACGCCTTTATACTCTTCTATCTTAGTTTAGAAGATAATTTGTGAGTTACGCTTGTTAGTTAATCATTTTGCCTCTAGGTTATAAATTTTGTGTGCTTTGAGCTGACTTTGAGAGATAAATTCTGTTACAATGTTAACCTGGTCTTGTTTTGATCTCTTATTGCAGACAAAAAGGTAGCTTCTCTGGGATTGATTTTCTTATCTATGAGGCAGCAAGACATGCTGCATTTGGTGCTCCATGTCTAGTTAATGGAAGCTATATGTGATAGTTTTCTTCCTTCAAAATGTTCTTCATCAAGTGCTGATGAGAACCTTGATCAGTCCCCAACGTCTCTAGTCTCAGATTCGACACTTCCCTTAGTTTCTCAAACGTTTAGCAAGTCTTCAACGTCTGAGCATCAGCCAGTTTGCACCCCCACATAAATGGTTGGACACTGATTCAGATTCTTAAAACAGCTTCCATGGCTAGTGGGGCAATCAGGAGACTCCAAGACCGTGTTTTAGGGCCAAGTAGGACCGGCATTCCCAGCAGTACAAGCGAGATATGGCTACTGGGTGTCTGTTATAAAATCTCAGAAAGTGAATCCTCACAAGTAGCTGACGCATTTACACAAGACTTTTCGTCCTTTGTACTAATGACATACCGTAGAGGTTTGTTTGTATATCCCCTTCAACTCAAGCTAGCCTTAAGCGGTGACATGAAACTCATTGTGTTATTTTTATAGGTTTTGAGGCCATTGGAGACACAACTTATACTAGTGATGTCAACTGGGGTTGCATGCTTAGAAGCGGCCAAATGCTCTTTGCACAGGTCTGGTTTTGTGAGGAGTTATCATCTTTTAGCCTTATGCTTCAAAGTTCTCTTTAACATATGGTCTAAAATCCATCTTTAACAGGCTTTGCTATTTCAAAGGCTGGGAAGGTCTTGGAGGAAAAAGGAATCTGAGGTTAGTTATGTTGTCTTACTTACTGAATATACAGTACTGGGAACATCCATCTGATTAGTCACGAATCCAGAACATTGAAAATGAGCTTGTTTGGTTTGAAAATGCAGCCACCTGAAGAGGGATACTTAGAGATCTTAGACCATATGCTGTTTGTCGATCATGGGAAGCATTAGTTCGGAAGAGAAGAGAAGAAACTGATGTTAAAGACCATTCGTGTTCCATGGCTGTTCATATCGTTTCTGGCAGCGAAGATGGGGAGAGAGGTGGAGCTCCGATTCTCTGTATAGAAGATGTCACCAAAACGTGTTTGGAATATTCAAAAGGAGAAACTGAGTGGACGTCAGTTCTTCTCTTTGTCCCACTGGTTCTTGGACTTGACAAAGTGAACCCAAGGTTTGTGATTTTATCAAATTGTTTGCTAGGAGATATGTACTAAACGTCTAAAATTTTGATCGCTTCTAATTAGATACACACATGAATCTAAATATACAGTATAAAGTAGATATGATGTTAGTGGAATTTGTGTGCAATCATTGACATGTTTCTGAAATAAAAAGATTCTTAATTTATTGTCAGGTACATTCCATCACTGTTAGCCACTTTCACATTCCCTCAAAGCCTGGGCATTTTGGGTGGCAAACCAGGTGCATCAACTTACATAGTTGGAGTTCAAGAAGATAAAGGCTTCTACCTTGATCCGCACGATGTCCTACAGGTTTTTCCAGACCAGTCCTTCTGAATCCACGTTTTTAGATTCTGGATAGAATCATAATTACGAAAATTACTCAACTTTTTGATCTGGCATACTTTGATTTGATGTTTGAGACATCAAGGGGGTCCATATTCATTATATTGTCTCTTTCACATTAATCTATGTATTGTCTGATTGGTTTGGGGATTGAATGATCTGTTTGGGGACTGATATTAAATCACAGTCCATGTGCTTCATCCACATTTTGGTCTCACTGATTGAACCTTATCGGTAATGGTTGGTAGGTAGTGACAGTCAACAAAGAAACTCAAGATGTTGACACCTCCTCTTACCATTGCAAGTGAGTGACTTGATTGATTCAGTTTTGCCTCATTTAGTTCTCTGTCTCCTCATGATTTTTCACGTATTATTACTCATGCTTATCTGCTACAGTACTGTACGTTATGTTCCCTTGGAGTCACTCGACCCGTCGCTAGCTCTTGGATTCTACTGCCGGGATAAAGGTACTGCACTGGTTTCTAATGATAAGTTGGTTTAGTTTCGGTTCAGTTCTTCCTTTATTGAAACCAGTTTTTAAACCAATGCTAATTCGTTTTGGTTACACTCTGAACTCCATTCCGGTTTACGTTTGTTTGATTGCAAAGTTCAGTTTCGGTTTGGTTTTGGGAGTTTTAAGATATTCTTAAACAATATGAACTGGTTTGTTGAGGTACGGTCCGAATTACCCTGCTGATATTAACTTGCTACTTGGTAACACAGATGACTTTGATGATTTCTGCATCCGAGCAACCAAGCTAGCCGGAGATTCCAATGGCGCTCCGTTGTTTACGGTGACTAAATCTCACAGAACTGGTGATCGTGGAATCGCAGAAACCAGCACTGTGACATGTACTTGTGAGGAGCATGAAGATGAGTGGCAATTACTTTAACCAGTCTCCCTAAATCCATTTGTGCCTTTGTCCGAAATATTACATTTTACATCTCAAAATAGTGAAATACAGTTCTATTAAGGTTGATACGAATATTTCATGTTTTATATATCAACCTATATACTTCATGTTTTATACTATATAAAACATTGAATTCTCGTATAAATCC
Proteins encoded:
- the LOC106311545 gene encoding methylenetetrahydrofolate reductase 1, giving the protein MKVVDKIKSATEQGQTAFSFEFFPPKTEDGVENLFERMDRLVSYGPSFCDITWGAGGSTADLTLEIASRMQNAICVETMMHLTCTNMPVEKIDHALETIRSNGIQNVLALRGDPPHGQDKFVQVEGGFACALDLVNHIKSKYGDYFGITVAGYPEAHPDVIEADGLATPESYQSDLAYLKKKVDAGADLIVTQLFYDTDIFLKFVNDCRQIGINCPVVPGIMPISNYKGFLRMAGFCKTKIPAELTAALEPIKDNEEAVKAFGIHFATEMCKKILAHGISTLHIYTLNMDKSAIGILMILGLIDESKITRSLPWRRPANVFRTKEDVRPIFWANRPKSYISRTKGWNDFPQGRWGDSRSASYGTLSDYQFMRPRARDKKLQQEWVVPLKGIEDVQEKFKELCLGSLKSSPWSELDGLQPETKIINEKLGKINSNGFLTINSQPSVNAAKSDSPAIGWGGPGGYVYQKAYLEFFCSKDKLDTFMEKSKAFPSITYMAVNKAGNWVSNVGEADVNAVTWGVFPAKEIIQPTIVDPASFKVWKDEAFEIWSRSWANLYPEDDPSRKLLEEVKNSYFLVSLVDNDYINGDIFSIFA
- the LOC106311987 gene encoding LOW QUALITY PROTEIN: cysteine protease ATG4b (The sequence of the model RefSeq protein was modified relative to this genomic sequence to represent the inferred CDS: inserted 1 base in 1 codon; substituted 1 base at 1 genomic stop codon), with product MEAICDSFLPSKCSSSSADENLDQSPTSLVSDSTLPLVSQTFSKSSTSEHQPVCTXHINGWTLIQILKTASMASGAIRRLQDRVLGPSRTGIPSSTSEIWLLGVCYKISESESSQVADAFTQDFSSFVLMTYRRGFEAIGDTTYTSDVNWGCMLRSGQMLFAQALLFQRLGRSWRKKESEVSYVVLLTEYTNIENELVWFENAATXRGILRDLRPYAVCRSWEALVRKRREETDVKDHSCSMAVHIVSGSEDGERGGAPILCIEDVTKTCLEYSKGETEWTSVLLFVPLVLGLDKVNPRYIPSLLATFTFPQSLGILGGKPGASTYIVGVQEDKGFYLDPHDVLQVVTVNKETQDVDTSSYHCNTVRYVPLESLDPSLALGFYCRDKDDFDDFCIRATKLAGDSNGAPLFTVTKSHRTGDRGIAETSTVTCTCEEHEDEWQLL
- the LOC106309199 gene encoding putative histone-lysine N-methyltransferase ASHH4, which gives rise to MSTAKKKGPDQNPTMKGFIKFSKKISESEELNFIKRNIYLNKKFNKKVKDHGIFCSCSVSPSSSTLCGSDCSCGILLSSCSSSCQCRCQCTNKPFQQRHIKKMKLVQTEKCGYGIVADEDINAGEFIIEYVGEVIDEKTCEERLMKLKHKDVTNFYLCQINGNMLIDATYKGNKSRFINHSCNPNAEMQKWIIDGETRIGIFATRYINRGEHLTYDYQFVQFGADQDCYCGAACCRKKLGAKAYKAKSVPSDEAVNLTACKAVTWKPPKVKKTRGRHSPGQSRNTHGQRKICCPNCIGVVIMLARSTNQRCFGIIREFDECSRKHLVMYEDGVTETIDLSREVWKLIDV